A region from the Nonlabens sp. YIK11 genome encodes:
- a CDS encoding RNA polymerase sigma factor translates to MNNRAILDLLRSGDPAFFKEQYNLYQREFVGHALKKGVNQETATDIYQDSFIILFENAASGKLTSLTSSLKTYIFGIGNNKIHEVLRKQKKTVNLKEPLDIKGGIEQLDLDEQVLSEKQQLLRDAFDKLGTRCKNIISLFYLEGLTIKEIMKIEHYTSENTVKAQKSRCMKQLKDNIKR, encoded by the coding sequence ATGAATAATCGAGCTATTCTGGACCTATTGCGATCAGGAGATCCTGCCTTTTTTAAAGAGCAGTACAACCTCTATCAAAGGGAATTTGTAGGCCATGCCCTAAAAAAAGGGGTGAATCAAGAAACGGCTACGGACATTTATCAGGATTCTTTCATTATACTCTTTGAGAATGCAGCATCTGGAAAATTGACATCGCTAACCAGTAGTTTGAAGACCTATATTTTTGGAATAGGGAACAATAAGATTCATGAAGTCCTAAGAAAGCAAAAGAAAACTGTTAACCTCAAAGAGCCACTAGACATTAAAGGAGGAATAGAACAGCTGGACCTGGATGAACAGGTTTTAAGTGAGAAACAACAATTGTTACGTGATGCTTTTGACAAACTGGGGACTCGTTGTAAAAACATCATCAGCTTATTTTATCTGGAGGGACTTACAATAAAAGAAATTATGAAAATAGAGCATTATACCAGTGAAAACACCGTAAAAGCTCAAAAAAGTCGCTGCATGAAACAACTCAAAGACAACATAAAGAGGTAA
- a CDS encoding pyridoxal phosphate-dependent aminotransferase encodes MSTFNLQNIVRKNIWNLKPYSSARSEFQLYGKTDGADLTLLDANENPNDPAILDMDLKIRNLNRYPDPLQSDIKEILSEQKGIATDQIFVGNGSDEAIDLLYRIFCEPGKDSVITCPPTYGMYEVSAAINDVDVVEFPLTSDFSLDMEEILKSDAFAKAKLLWICSPNNPTGNALLKADLQHDWQAENYTKGGMMDMPYAPEFERELKENKQNLDRLIGGFNGIVVVDEAYQDFTENQSFVRRLDDYPNLVVLQTMSKAHGMAGARTGFAFASPEIIALFNKTKPPYNVNELSQTAVLKALQLTDQTDQQISEIKSNREMLSTLLEDLEYVEEVYPSEANFILAKVKDASAVYNYLKDQGIIIRNRSSQIPNTLRFTVGTTQECEVLMKTLKEY; translated from the coding sequence ATGAGTACATTCAATTTACAAAATATAGTTCGCAAGAACATCTGGAACTTAAAACCCTACTCCAGCGCCCGCAGTGAATTCCAACTCTACGGTAAAACCGATGGAGCTGACTTGACTTTACTTGATGCCAACGAGAACCCGAACGATCCAGCAATATTGGACATGGATTTGAAGATTCGCAATCTGAATCGTTATCCTGATCCACTGCAAAGCGATATCAAAGAAATCTTGAGCGAGCAAAAAGGAATTGCTACAGATCAGATTTTTGTGGGTAACGGCAGCGATGAAGCGATTGATTTATTGTACCGCATTTTTTGCGAGCCAGGAAAAGATAGTGTGATTACGTGTCCGCCAACTTACGGGATGTACGAGGTGAGCGCTGCGATCAACGATGTTGACGTGGTTGAGTTTCCATTAACCAGCGACTTTTCTCTGGATATGGAAGAGATTTTAAAAAGTGACGCTTTCGCGAAAGCGAAACTCCTATGGATCTGCTCTCCTAATAATCCAACAGGAAATGCACTCCTAAAAGCTGATTTACAACACGATTGGCAAGCAGAAAATTATACCAAAGGTGGAATGATGGACATGCCGTATGCACCAGAATTTGAACGGGAACTCAAGGAAAATAAACAGAATCTGGATCGTCTAATAGGTGGTTTTAATGGAATCGTAGTGGTTGATGAAGCCTATCAAGATTTTACCGAGAATCAAAGTTTCGTACGCAGACTGGATGATTATCCTAATCTTGTCGTCCTGCAAACCATGTCCAAAGCACATGGTATGGCTGGTGCGCGTACCGGTTTTGCTTTTGCATCACCAGAGATCATCGCTTTGTTCAACAAGACCAAACCTCCATATAATGTCAATGAGCTGTCTCAAACGGCAGTCTTGAAAGCATTACAACTCACAGATCAAACGGATCAACAGATAAGCGAAATCAAGTCCAACAGAGAAATGTTGAGCACCTTGCTGGAAGATCTGGAATACGTAGAAGAGGTTTATCCAAGCGAAGCCAATTTTATTTTGGCCAAAGTCAAAGATGCCAGCGCTGTGTATAATTATTTGAAAGATCAAGGCATTATCATACGTAATCGCAGCAGCCAGATCCCGAATACATTAAGGTTTACCGTGGGAACGACTCAGGAATGTGAAGTGTTGATGAAGACATTGAAAGAATATTGA
- the hisG gene encoding ATP phosphoribosyltransferase: MIRIAVQKSGRLSDKSLQLLKDCGIKFDNGTRKLSSKAKNFPIEILFLRDDDIPQYVAQGVADLGILGLNEVEEKDQKVDVIKQLGFAGCRLSLAVQKDVDYTGLEWFNGKRVASSYTTIVKKFFADKGINATTEEIGGSVEIAPGIGLAEGICDIVSTGSTLIMNGLKEVETVMYSEAVLISNPSLNSEKKELLDKLMFRMEAVMNAAKNKYILLNAPNDKIEEISALLPGMKSPTVLPLAEEGWSSLHSVIEENDFWNVIDQLKDAGAQGILVSPIEKLIA; the protein is encoded by the coding sequence ATGATTAGAATAGCAGTACAAAAATCAGGAAGATTATCAGACAAATCCCTTCAACTCTTGAAGGATTGTGGGATCAAATTTGATAACGGGACGCGCAAATTGAGTTCTAAAGCAAAGAATTTCCCTATCGAGATTTTGTTTCTACGTGATGACGACATCCCACAATATGTGGCGCAAGGAGTTGCAGATCTTGGAATCCTAGGATTGAATGAGGTTGAGGAAAAAGACCAAAAAGTCGATGTGATCAAGCAACTGGGTTTTGCTGGTTGTCGTTTGAGTCTCGCCGTTCAAAAAGATGTGGACTACACTGGTTTGGAATGGTTCAATGGTAAACGCGTAGCGAGTAGTTACACAACCATTGTCAAAAAGTTTTTTGCCGACAAAGGCATCAACGCCACGACTGAGGAAATCGGCGGATCTGTAGAAATCGCACCAGGAATAGGCCTGGCCGAAGGTATCTGCGACATCGTTTCTACTGGTTCTACACTTATCATGAACGGCTTGAAAGAAGTAGAAACCGTCATGTATAGTGAGGCAGTTCTCATATCCAACCCATCATTGAACAGCGAGAAAAAGGAACTGCTGGACAAGCTCATGTTCCGTATGGAAGCCGTCATGAATGCGGCTAAAAACAAGTACATTCTCTTGAACGCGCCCAACGATAAGATTGAAGAAATCTCAGCATTGTTGCCAGGAATGAAAAGCCCAACTGTGCTTCCATTGGCCGAAGAAGGTTGGTCAAGTCTACACAGTGTCATTGAAGAAAATGACTTTTGGAACGTCATCGACCAGTTAAAGGATGCTGGCGCACAGGGAATTCTCGTGAGTCCTATTGAAAAATTAATCGCCTGA
- a CDS encoding OmpA family protein yields MKTSIKWLCLLALLSTSTGNAQFFKKLKTKIDKKLKQTEQKIEKKVDKGIDDLLFSTDSSAIDSEAMVEDDVLSNSTPDSMDMNQENPSNLAVVEAYSAYDFVPGSTIKAVEDFSGTDLGDFPSNWNSNAGAEVVELNSQPGRWLKIGNGSKTLVMNDIVNNWEEDFTLEFDIAHDFPQQSAFKRHFDIILSDLKDANSYLTDAYEGKAYTYLRIGAGGGSGYGAQIYKKATTKSLNASSKTSYDNFYAQTAIDRVHHVSIVKKGLRLKMYINGDKVIDMVRALDPAVNYTTLRFGTNISPNDQHFYVSNFKYAGDVEIPESLFENGSFQAHGITFESGTTMIKPESAGVLKRLAQEMQQSAASYQIIGHTDSDGDQAMNQVLSEQRAQVVKDILVQNYSIKPSRLSTAGMGEMNPISNGTTLMDKAKNRRVEIKKI; encoded by the coding sequence ATGAAAACATCAATCAAATGGCTGTGTCTTCTGGCACTCCTTTCCACCTCAACAGGAAACGCTCAATTTTTCAAAAAGCTCAAGACAAAAATTGACAAGAAGCTTAAGCAAACGGAACAAAAAATTGAAAAAAAAGTAGATAAAGGTATCGATGACTTGCTTTTTTCTACCGACTCGAGCGCTATAGATAGCGAGGCGATGGTCGAGGACGACGTCCTATCAAATTCAACACCGGATTCTATGGATATGAATCAAGAGAACCCTTCAAATCTTGCAGTTGTAGAGGCCTACAGCGCTTATGATTTTGTGCCAGGTTCAACGATTAAGGCCGTAGAAGATTTTTCAGGTACCGATCTTGGAGATTTTCCCTCTAATTGGAATTCCAACGCTGGCGCCGAGGTCGTGGAGCTTAATTCACAACCTGGCAGATGGCTAAAAATCGGAAATGGATCAAAAACTCTCGTGATGAATGATATTGTTAATAATTGGGAAGAAGACTTCACGCTTGAATTTGATATTGCTCACGACTTTCCCCAGCAATCTGCTTTTAAGAGACATTTTGATATCATTTTATCTGACTTAAAAGACGCTAATTCCTATCTGACAGATGCCTATGAAGGTAAGGCTTACACATATTTAAGGATTGGCGCTGGTGGTGGCAGCGGCTATGGTGCGCAGATTTACAAGAAAGCCACCACAAAGAGTTTAAACGCCTCGTCAAAAACTAGCTATGACAACTTCTATGCGCAAACTGCAATAGATAGAGTACATCACGTGTCTATCGTGAAAAAGGGATTAAGACTAAAGATGTATATCAACGGAGATAAAGTTATAGATATGGTTAGAGCCCTTGACCCAGCAGTAAACTACACAACCTTACGATTTGGCACCAATATTTCTCCCAATGATCAACATTTCTACGTTTCTAACTTTAAGTATGCGGGCGATGTTGAAATCCCAGAATCTCTATTTGAGAATGGCAGCTTTCAAGCTCATGGAATCACTTTTGAAAGTGGTACCACGATGATAAAACCAGAATCTGCTGGTGTTCTCAAGCGTCTAGCGCAAGAGATGCAGCAATCTGCAGCCTCCTACCAGATCATAGGTCATACCGATAGTGATGGCGATCAGGCCATGAATCAAGTGTTGTCTGAGCAACGAGCTCAGGTAGTTAAGGATATACTGGTTCAAAACTACTCTATAAAGCCATCGAGACTTAGCACTGCTGGAATGGGAGAAATGAACCCTATTTCTAATGGAACAACTCTAATGGACAAAGCAAAAAACCGTAGGGTAGAAATCAAAAAAATATAA
- the hisD gene encoding histidinol dehydrogenase: MEIIINPSQAHQQSLLERPLKQRSEVDHAVKEIIQLVRENGDEALIAFAKQFDKAELKDLKVSPTEISHASTQVDESLKTAIQTAYDNIYKFHKACYTQDYPVVETMPGMTCWRKSLPIQKVGLYIPGGSAPLFSTVLMLGIPAKIAGNKQVVLCSPTDANGNINSVVLHTANLCGITEIYKVGGAQAIAAMTYGTESVPNVYKIFGPGNAFVTRAKELAQQEGVAIDMPAGPSEVLIIADAAANPAFVASDLLAQAEHGHDSQVILLTDSEDLAHAVNEQLEVQLSSLSRKQTAEAALENSKTIVLESMDQCVEWSDVYAPEHLIINTENADEVANQIAVAGSIFIGSFTCESLGDYASGTNHTLPTYGYARNYSGVSVDSFVNKVTYQKATAQGIQNLGPAVEKMAAAEGLDAHKSAVSVRLKSLNND, translated from the coding sequence ATGGAAATTATCATAAATCCGTCGCAAGCGCACCAACAATCACTTTTAGAGCGACCGCTCAAGCAACGCTCTGAAGTCGATCACGCGGTTAAAGAAATTATCCAACTCGTACGCGAGAATGGTGATGAGGCATTGATCGCTTTTGCAAAGCAATTTGATAAAGCAGAATTAAAAGACCTAAAAGTAAGTCCAACAGAAATTTCTCACGCCTCCACACAAGTGGATGAAAGTTTAAAAACTGCGATTCAAACGGCTTACGACAATATTTATAAATTCCATAAGGCGTGCTACACTCAAGATTATCCTGTGGTAGAAACCATGCCTGGAATGACCTGTTGGAGAAAATCACTGCCCATCCAAAAGGTAGGATTGTACATTCCGGGTGGCTCTGCTCCGCTTTTTTCTACCGTTTTGATGCTGGGAATTCCTGCTAAAATTGCTGGCAATAAACAGGTCGTTTTATGCAGTCCTACAGATGCAAACGGCAATATCAATTCAGTCGTGTTACACACGGCAAACCTATGCGGCATAACCGAAATCTATAAAGTTGGTGGCGCTCAAGCCATCGCCGCAATGACTTATGGAACTGAAAGTGTTCCCAACGTTTACAAGATTTTCGGCCCTGGAAATGCCTTTGTGACTCGCGCTAAGGAACTGGCTCAGCAAGAAGGCGTCGCGATCGACATGCCTGCTGGACCATCAGAGGTGTTGATCATTGCAGATGCCGCCGCAAACCCAGCTTTTGTGGCTTCAGATTTATTGGCTCAGGCAGAACATGGCCACGATTCCCAAGTGATTCTATTGACGGATTCTGAAGATCTTGCCCATGCTGTTAATGAGCAATTAGAAGTTCAATTGAGTTCGCTTTCGCGAAAGCAAACTGCCGAAGCTGCTCTGGAAAACAGCAAAACCATCGTGCTGGAAAGTATGGATCAATGTGTGGAGTGGTCTGATGTATATGCTCCAGAACACCTGATTATAAATACAGAAAATGCTGATGAAGTGGCTAACCAAATCGCGGTTGCAGGATCCATTTTTATAGGTTCGTTCACTTGTGAAAGTCTCGGCGATTATGCCAGCGGTACCAATCACACGTTGCCAACCTACGGCTATGCGCGTAATTATAGTGGCGTATCGGTAGATAGTTTTGTGAATAAGGTGACCTATCAAAAAGCAACGGCTCAAGGCATTCAAAATTTAGGGCCAGCTGTGGAAAAAATGGCCGCTGCCGAAGGTCTGGATGCGCACAAAAGTGCAGTGAGTGTGAGATTAAAAAGTTTAAATAATGATTAA
- a CDS encoding CHAT domain-containing protein: MKQLYLIVPFLFLLAGCNNGQEAKKEKTIATRIKKQQEIDSASIELQKKYYDSGLSFYNEQHLDSSLWNFEKAYENRDLRDSTSTSLYAQTTFYLDELYTASERIQEREELVKDFLNNINGIKHIDPTSISSMFANLSGILQRAGKYQQAIDNAILPNANLIDQNLSVVNDPELKAVWETLRLTNMRNHLMAITELSDSEEEKKVASLLEKTLSNTEKTPILEDRLFMIYDPLFEYYIDTGAYKRAEALLLQWKEINIGKPIIEQMILEDKYLRLANAKKDPTLAKKSRDQVFEYYAQVDEKFYYHDHYYVKALNDILLQENFVETNPYKKLDSIGNIIIQKTNQNAVNIYTNPLSVYNSKVHYFDFKKQADSMLFYIDKHFKLATELNHNYELLKHLQNKSDYYILIQDADSHNKSILNYLKDKGIESIDKLNKEETAQFNSSNLLIHSHLAENSYNIFKKKNNLESLKIAHNLWMFNLKMLNSFRKNGRYSIGQKEILLKTREGVLLTFQDLKNYNLTNSKTSMIELLEDSYSLELVIENLSREIVPSPQMSSLNKLRKSLMTEVQKLKLELDSVSNNSKLKKYNASLTTIDSVVNAMTSINPVYASIYSRDFKLSEFQQKLKKRDLFRVYQTDSLFYPVLISSNSLDFQTPIKKDQLLSLSKSLRNQIRSKEPLEETVTQLKDLYNLKSFENDLVVITEGAMTSIPMELILDRETNIVHAPSINAYQTSYLSHETTTNSFVAYSPSYNSVPDNPVSRDIERSGNYMLPYAIEESKFISNLFDGELMTRTDATKKNFKDTAKHYNLHHLAMHAVVDEGNSRDAKLLFYGDKEDDYMNLDEIYNLDLNSNLVTLSACNTAYGKVDPIEGVMSLSRAFQYAGARATLTSLWRVPDRETSIIMKSFYTHLKNGDHKDVALKKAKQDYLNAQVEEELKHPYYWAGFIITGDVSPITSPFHWWHYALGIFLMLGIFFILRGLLNRSKT, from the coding sequence ATGAAGCAATTATACCTCATTGTGCCATTTTTGTTTTTATTGGCAGGTTGCAACAATGGTCAGGAAGCAAAAAAAGAAAAAACAATTGCAACAAGAATAAAAAAGCAACAGGAAATTGACTCTGCCAGCATCGAATTACAGAAAAAGTATTACGATTCTGGCTTAAGTTTTTATAATGAACAACACTTAGATTCCTCATTATGGAACTTTGAAAAGGCATATGAAAATCGTGATTTGCGTGATTCGACATCCACCTCTTTATATGCTCAAACAACATTTTACCTTGATGAGCTCTACACAGCTAGTGAAAGGATTCAGGAACGAGAAGAACTGGTCAAAGATTTTTTGAACAACATCAATGGAATTAAACACATTGATCCCACTTCCATATCTTCAATGTTCGCTAATTTAAGTGGTATTCTTCAAAGAGCTGGAAAGTACCAGCAAGCTATAGACAACGCCATACTGCCTAATGCTAATCTTATAGATCAGAATCTGTCTGTAGTTAATGACCCAGAACTAAAAGCAGTTTGGGAAACGTTGAGATTGACAAATATGCGCAATCACTTAATGGCCATCACTGAATTGAGTGATAGTGAAGAAGAAAAAAAAGTCGCCTCACTTCTTGAAAAAACTCTCAGTAATACCGAGAAAACCCCAATTCTAGAAGATCGTCTATTCATGATATACGACCCTTTATTTGAGTATTACATAGATACAGGTGCTTATAAAAGGGCTGAAGCGCTTTTGTTACAGTGGAAAGAAATCAATATAGGAAAGCCTATCATAGAACAAATGATACTTGAGGATAAATATCTCCGTCTGGCAAACGCAAAAAAAGACCCTACCCTAGCAAAAAAATCAAGAGATCAAGTTTTTGAATATTACGCACAAGTGGATGAAAAATTCTATTATCACGATCATTATTATGTAAAAGCTCTTAACGACATTCTATTACAGGAGAACTTTGTAGAAACTAATCCTTACAAAAAACTGGATAGCATTGGAAATATCATCATCCAAAAAACAAATCAAAATGCAGTAAATATTTATACGAATCCACTTTCTGTATATAATTCAAAGGTCCACTACTTCGATTTTAAGAAACAGGCCGACAGTATGCTCTTTTACATTGATAAGCATTTCAAACTTGCTACTGAATTAAATCATAATTATGAGTTATTAAAGCATCTACAAAACAAATCTGACTATTACATTCTTATTCAGGATGCAGACAGTCACAATAAATCAATCCTTAATTATTTAAAAGATAAAGGCATTGAATCTATCGATAAGCTGAATAAAGAGGAAACTGCGCAATTCAACTCGTCAAACCTTTTGATTCATTCCCATTTGGCTGAAAACTCATACAACATTTTCAAAAAGAAAAACAATTTGGAAAGTTTGAAAATAGCGCACAATCTGTGGATGTTCAATTTGAAAATGCTGAATTCTTTCAGAAAAAATGGTCGCTATTCCATTGGGCAAAAAGAGATTCTATTAAAAACAAGAGAAGGTGTGCTGCTCACCTTTCAAGATTTGAAGAATTATAATTTGACAAATTCCAAAACTTCAATGATTGAATTACTTGAAGATAGCTATTCATTGGAACTGGTAATAGAAAACCTGTCGCGCGAAATAGTACCTAGTCCACAAATGTCCAGCTTGAATAAATTGAGAAAATCCTTAATGACAGAGGTTCAAAAATTGAAACTGGAACTGGATAGCGTATCTAACAACTCAAAATTGAAAAAATATAATGCCTCGTTGACAACAATTGACAGTGTGGTCAACGCGATGACTTCCATCAATCCAGTTTATGCCAGCATCTACTCTAGGGATTTCAAACTATCAGAATTTCAGCAGAAATTAAAGAAAAGAGACCTCTTTAGAGTCTACCAAACAGATAGCTTATTTTATCCAGTACTTATTAGTTCCAATTCATTAGACTTTCAAACGCCCATCAAAAAAGATCAACTATTAAGCTTGTCAAAAAGTCTAAGAAATCAAATACGTAGCAAAGAACCGTTAGAGGAAACCGTGACGCAACTTAAAGACCTTTATAATTTAAAATCTTTTGAAAATGATTTGGTAGTGATTACAGAAGGTGCAATGACATCCATCCCAATGGAGTTGATCCTTGATAGAGAAACCAACATTGTTCACGCACCATCTATAAATGCCTATCAAACATCATATCTAAGCCATGAAACGACGACTAACAGCTTTGTGGCTTATTCACCTTCCTACAATTCAGTCCCAGATAATCCCGTATCTCGAGATATAGAGCGTTCTGGAAATTACATGTTGCCGTATGCCATTGAAGAATCAAAATTCATCTCAAATCTTTTTGATGGTGAATTGATGACTAGAACTGATGCTACCAAGAAAAATTTTAAAGACACTGCAAAACACTACAACCTACACCACCTAGCGATGCATGCTGTGGTGGATGAAGGGAATAGCCGGGACGCAAAACTTCTTTTTTATGGTGATAAAGAAGACGATTATATGAACCTGGACGAGATCTATAACCTTGACCTAAATTCAAATCTAGTCACATTGAGTGCATGCAACACAGCTTATGGAAAAGTCGACCCTATTGAAGGTGTGATGAGTTTGTCGCGTGCCTTTCAATATGCTGGTGCCAGAGCCACATTGACTAGTTTATGGCGCGTTCCAGATCGTGAGACTTCCATAATCATGAAATCTTTTTATACACATCTCAAGAATGGAGACCACAAAGATGTAGCCCTTAAAAAGGCAAAACAGGACTACTTAAACGCTCAGGTAGAAGAAGAGTTGAAACATCCGTATTACTGGGCAGGATTTATTATTACTGGCGACGTAAGTCCTATAACATCACCATTTCACTGGTGGCATTATGCCTTGGGAATATTCTTGATGCTAGGTATATTCTTCATTTTGAGAGGACTCTTAAATCGTTCCAAAACCTAA
- a CDS encoding tetratricopeptide repeat protein, translating into MEFSTLIQKIIHQRASKEELELFEDLINNNTQFKELYNEALDIKAVATDHRKSVLREIFKKQELKHENLDLASKKTKDQVLLKIILPLVGAAAVILLFLNIFGNEPSAFELFENNYEPYRNVMGSIERGTEISDDMVSRAFYAYEIKDYELSSKLLDSLYQADPQTIYLFYLANSQLGLGHTENAISLYQRHQKVNDDFYARSRWYLALAYLRNGNVQESKKVLQAISKAESFNYIKARELLEDLEHL; encoded by the coding sequence ATGGAATTCTCCACTCTCATACAAAAAATCATTCATCAAAGAGCTTCAAAAGAAGAGTTGGAATTATTTGAAGACCTTATTAATAACAATACTCAATTTAAAGAATTGTACAATGAGGCTCTGGATATAAAGGCTGTTGCAACAGACCATAGAAAATCTGTATTGAGAGAAATTTTTAAAAAGCAAGAGCTAAAACATGAAAACCTAGATCTTGCTTCCAAAAAAACAAAAGATCAAGTGCTTCTTAAAATCATTCTACCGCTGGTAGGAGCAGCAGCGGTTATCTTGTTATTCCTGAATATATTTGGGAATGAGCCTAGCGCATTTGAGCTTTTTGAAAATAATTACGAGCCCTATAGAAACGTTATGGGTAGCATTGAGCGCGGCACAGAGATCAGTGACGATATGGTTAGTAGAGCATTTTACGCCTATGAGATCAAGGATTACGAGCTTTCTTCAAAGCTCCTAGATAGCCTATATCAGGCAGATCCACAGACCATATATCTGTTCTATCTGGCAAATTCTCAATTAGGGCTAGGTCACACAGAAAATGCGATTTCATTATACCAACGGCATCAAAAAGTTAACGATGATTTTTATGCGCGTTCCCGCTGGTATCTAGCTTTAGCATATCTACGCAATGGCAACGTACAGGAAAGCAAGAAAGTACTACAAGCAATTTCTAAAGCCGAGTCCTTCAATTATATCAAAGCACGTGAACTGCTGGAAGATCTAGAACATTTGTAA
- a CDS encoding T9SS type A sorting domain-containing protein, whose translation MKTLYFFVALLLGNLTQLQSQSFILQQKLIQPDPFAGDNYGNSIDVTGDLMIIGDPSDYNDLAGSFTTFTSGAAYIYRRDTDGIWNFEQKLVFPNRPRQVDYGYEVEIDGDYAFVSAIFGDFSTSEEQLLDPGNLFIYKFNDQTTTWDLWQSLEAPVRETRAYYGMDFSYQNGTLIVGESWQTRDPNNPGAAVNAAGVVHVYNLNSGSGKFELVQSLVAPDRSPQAAFGYSVDFDGDKLIIGAARERHEINGQAINLGGSSYYYQKDASGIFNFVQKIVPDNVASGDFYGLTTTISADLMAVSAPFKNITNSSGTWFKQGLVYLYKYDTVTNSWSEIEQITTTSLGGNMWYGHDMDLEGNRLVVSSYQDRFMGPSGFLTPAGAFWLHELSTDGTVVNSSQVSALDQNPSSFVSEFGYSCAISGNIVVVGAPDNEYDLNDDFTNEESGAAFVYKLDQTAGSRESVTPAISIYPNPAKSTLNVNAETDFFSYSIQDLTGKEVLQGKNHRSMEAIPLDDLASGLYFINVEFLDYKEVIKFIKIQ comes from the coding sequence ATGAAAACTCTTTACTTTTTTGTGGCATTGCTCTTAGGTAATCTCACACAGCTACAATCGCAATCTTTTATTTTACAGCAAAAACTAATACAGCCAGATCCATTTGCCGGCGACAATTATGGAAATTCTATTGACGTCACCGGTGATCTAATGATTATAGGCGATCCTAGTGATTATAATGACCTGGCTGGTTCTTTCACGACGTTCACCTCTGGTGCGGCCTACATCTATCGCCGGGACACTGATGGTATTTGGAATTTTGAGCAAAAGCTAGTATTCCCTAATCGTCCACGTCAAGTTGACTATGGCTATGAGGTAGAGATTGATGGTGATTATGCTTTTGTGAGCGCCATTTTTGGAGACTTTAGTACATCAGAGGAACAGCTCCTCGATCCTGGAAATCTATTCATCTATAAATTTAATGATCAGACCACTACCTGGGACTTATGGCAAAGTCTTGAGGCACCTGTAAGGGAAACTCGAGCTTACTATGGGATGGATTTTTCATATCAAAACGGTACTTTAATTGTAGGTGAATCCTGGCAAACCAGAGACCCTAACAATCCTGGCGCAGCGGTGAACGCCGCTGGAGTTGTTCATGTCTACAATTTAAATAGCGGCTCTGGTAAATTTGAACTGGTTCAATCATTAGTTGCTCCAGATCGGTCGCCTCAAGCAGCTTTTGGGTATAGCGTGGATTTTGACGGTGATAAACTAATAATAGGTGCCGCTAGAGAAAGGCACGAGATTAATGGCCAGGCCATTAATCTAGGAGGTTCGTCCTACTACTATCAAAAGGATGCGTCTGGAATATTTAATTTTGTCCAGAAAATAGTGCCAGACAATGTTGCGTCTGGTGATTTTTACGGATTAACCACGACCATCTCAGCCGACCTAATGGCGGTGAGCGCACCTTTCAAAAACATAACCAATTCATCTGGTACATGGTTCAAACAAGGTCTAGTTTATCTTTATAAGTACGATACGGTAACGAATAGCTGGAGCGAGATTGAGCAGATAACTACCACAAGTCTAGGCGGGAACATGTGGTATGGTCACGACATGGACCTGGAAGGTAATCGACTGGTCGTAAGTTCCTATCAAGATAGATTTATGGGACCTAGCGGCTTTCTAACACCAGCTGGTGCATTCTGGTTACACGAGCTGTCAACTGATGGTACAGTGGTAAATAGTTCACAGGTAAGTGCTTTAGATCAAAATCCTTCTAGCTTTGTTAGTGAATTTGGTTACAGTTGTGCCATCTCGGGAAACATTGTGGTGGTAGGTGCCCCAGATAATGAGTATGACCTAAATGATGATTTCACTAACGAAGAATCTGGAGCTGCGTTCGTCTATAAATTGGATCAAACAGCTGGATCCAGAGAGTCTGTTACACCTGCAATTTCCATTTATCCTAATCCTGCTAAATCAACTCTAAACGTAAATGCAGAAACAGATTTCTTTTCATACTCGATTCAGGATCTGACTGGCAAAGAAGTTTTGCAAGGTAAAAATCATAGGTCGATGGAAGCTATACCTCTTGACGACCTAGCCAGTGGATTGTATTTTATAAATGTTGAATTTCTTGATTACAAAGAAGTTATTAAATTTATAAAAATACAATAG